In a single window of the Polynucleobacter sp. MWH-UH24A genome:
- a CDS encoding glycosyltransferase family 2 protein has protein sequence MKLSLIIPCYNEGTNLPLLLDRCQILGERGDIEIILVDNGSTDDSATVLEKLMSQYRWCKSIRVPINLGYGYGILMGLREARGELLGWTHADLQTDPKDLLKALPLFERYGNLIYVKGQRKHRPFTDNFFTVGMSIFEILLLRRFFWDINAQPNLFPRSFYEKWVQPPHDFSLDLYVYFKAKESNLTIHRIPVEFGKRIHGNSHWNINWQGKWKFIKRTIQFSFKLRRSLNQ, from the coding sequence ATGAAACTTTCTTTGATTATTCCTTGTTACAACGAGGGGACCAATCTACCTCTATTGCTCGATCGTTGCCAAATCTTGGGCGAGCGTGGTGATATTGAAATTATTTTAGTTGACAACGGCTCTACTGATGACAGTGCAACAGTCTTAGAAAAACTTATGTCCCAGTATCGATGGTGCAAGAGCATACGAGTTCCGATCAATCTTGGATATGGTTACGGTATTTTGATGGGGCTTCGTGAAGCACGCGGTGAGTTGCTCGGATGGACACATGCTGATTTACAAACAGACCCGAAAGATCTTTTAAAGGCGTTACCTTTGTTTGAACGATATGGCAATTTAATTTATGTTAAAGGCCAAAGAAAACATCGACCCTTTACAGATAATTTTTTTACAGTTGGCATGAGTATTTTTGAAATACTTTTACTAAGAAGGTTTTTTTGGGATATCAATGCTCAACCCAATTTATTCCCACGCTCATTTTATGAAAAATGGGTTCAGCCACCTCACGATTTCTCACTGGATCTTTACGTCTACTTTAAGGCGAAAGAGTCAAATCTAACGATTCATCGCATTCCTGTAGAGTTTGGTAAGCGTATCCATGGTAATTCTCACTGGAATATTAATTGGCAGGGCAAATGGAAATTTATTAAACGTACCATTCAATTTAGCTTTAAATTAAGACGTTCTCTTAATCAATGA
- a CDS encoding GtrA family protein, with product MPIREVLTFLLVGLLATGIDFAIYQSMLLLTFLGTSSSKAIGFIFGTLFAYFANRFWTFQNPKMRTGSSFRFVLVYAIGLVINVLSNDALLILFKFEVGSIFFAFMLATLFSAISNYVGMKWYVFKHL from the coding sequence ATGCCCATTCGAGAAGTGCTAACTTTCTTACTTGTTGGCCTTTTGGCGACAGGTATAGATTTTGCTATCTACCAATCCATGCTCTTGCTCACTTTTTTAGGAACTAGCTCCTCAAAGGCAATAGGATTTATCTTCGGAACTTTATTTGCATATTTTGCCAATCGGTTCTGGACCTTCCAAAACCCAAAAATGCGAACCGGAAGCAGCTTTCGCTTCGTACTAGTTTATGCAATTGGTTTGGTAATTAATGTACTGAGTAATGATGCTCTGCTTATTCTTTTTAAATTTGAGGTAGGCTCAATTTTTTTTGCCTTTATGCTTGCTACACTGTTTTCAGCAATTAGTAATTATGTTGGTATGAAATGGTATGTTTTTAAACACCTTTAG